Proteins encoded within one genomic window of Mesobacillus subterraneus:
- the tgt gene encoding tRNA guanosine(34) transglycosylase Tgt — protein MSAIRYELIKTCKQTGARLGRVHTPHGSFETPVFMPVGTLATVKTMSPEELVQMGAGIILSNTYHLWLRPGHEIIKEAGGLHKFMNWDRAILTDSGGFQVFSLSEFRKIEEEGVHFRNHLNGDKLFLSPEKAMEIQNALGSDIMMAFDECPPYPAEYDYMKKSVERTSRWAERCLSAHQRPQDQGLFGIVQGGEYEELRKQSAKDLVSMDFPGYAVGGLSVGEPKDVMDRVLEFTTPWLPMDKPRYLMGVGSPDSLIDGAIRGIDMFDCVLPTRIARNGTLMTSEGRLVVKNAKFARDFGPLDPNCDCYTCKNYSRAYIRHLIKTDESFGIRLTSYHNLYFLLKLMEQVRQAIREDRLGDFREEFFEQYGYNKPNAKNF, from the coding sequence TTGTCAGCAATCCGTTACGAATTAATCAAGACCTGTAAGCAAACAGGAGCAAGGCTTGGTCGTGTACATACGCCTCATGGGTCCTTTGAAACTCCTGTCTTCATGCCGGTAGGTACACTGGCTACAGTTAAAACGATGTCACCTGAAGAATTGGTCCAGATGGGTGCAGGAATCATCCTGAGCAACACTTACCATCTCTGGTTAAGGCCAGGTCATGAAATAATCAAAGAGGCAGGCGGCCTGCATAAATTCATGAATTGGGACCGTGCCATTCTTACAGACTCAGGTGGATTCCAGGTGTTCTCTTTGAGCGAGTTCAGGAAAATTGAAGAGGAGGGCGTCCACTTCCGCAACCATTTGAACGGAGATAAGCTTTTCCTTTCTCCAGAAAAGGCGATGGAGATCCAGAATGCCCTTGGGTCAGATATCATGATGGCATTCGATGAATGCCCGCCATACCCTGCGGAATATGATTATATGAAAAAGTCGGTAGAACGGACTTCCCGCTGGGCTGAACGGTGCTTGTCTGCGCATCAGCGTCCACAGGACCAGGGATTATTCGGAATCGTCCAGGGCGGAGAATATGAGGAACTGAGAAAGCAGAGTGCGAAGGACCTTGTATCAATGGACTTCCCTGGCTATGCTGTTGGTGGCCTTTCTGTCGGCGAACCGAAGGATGTTATGGACCGAGTACTGGAATTCACGACACCATGGCTGCCAATGGACAAGCCGCGCTATCTAATGGGGGTAGGTTCACCAGATTCATTGATTGATGGCGCCATCCGCGGAATTGATATGTTCGATTGTGTGCTGCCAACTCGTATCGCCAGGAATGGTACATTGATGACGAGCGAGGGAAGGTTGGTTGTCAAGAACGCGAAATTTGCCCGTGACTTTGGACCATTGGACCCCAACTGCGATTGCTATACATGCAAAAATTATAGCAGGGCTTACATCCGCCACTTGATTAAAACGGATGAATCGTTTGGAATTCGACTTACTTCTTACCATAATCTCTATTTTCTGCTAAAATTAATGGAGCAGGTCAGACAGGCAATCCGTGAAGACCGTCTGGGGGACTTTAGAGAAGAGTTCTTTGAGCAATATGGCTACAATAAGCCGAATGCCAAAAACTTCTAA
- a CDS encoding aminoglycoside phosphotransferase family protein, with translation MNINIKRGGDDYFFNRLFSYLSSELEVEIKEMTQLRGNVYLVETVKTRFILKGYSDLRKLKIQQAFTSSLRKSGFDHSYRFYNQNKDPLQFHGSYYGLIEYIDHHEKRFDYGVHSDREKGVELLNGFHDHTSVLVPSYAGMLPKTDLPRKWTHRKNEFAKNLPRINYYVNKAITEELLEWADFSLANFVKLKGELENNAPTILHGDVAHHNFLRSKEGKLYLIDFDLISSGSPAFDMLQYANRILPFLDWQFESLKKINHLNKWLDSDAFLAGLLYPADILREWNRLLRNRTQTHPYSLAPIIEMTVGQFQQRKQFQEEVKSRLDY, from the coding sequence ATGAATATTAACATCAAGAGAGGTGGAGACGATTATTTTTTCAATCGTCTCTTCTCTTATTTATCGAGCGAACTGGAAGTTGAAATCAAAGAGATGACTCAATTAAGAGGAAATGTCTATCTGGTTGAAACAGTGAAAACGCGTTTCATTTTAAAAGGATATAGTGATCTGCGGAAGTTAAAAATTCAACAAGCATTTACTTCGTCTTTGAGAAAATCCGGTTTCGACCATTCATACCGATTTTATAATCAGAATAAAGATCCTCTACAATTCCATGGGTCCTACTATGGATTGATTGAATATATAGACCACCACGAAAAGCGTTTTGATTACGGGGTCCATTCTGACAGAGAGAAAGGCGTTGAACTTCTGAATGGCTTCCATGACCACACTTCTGTACTTGTTCCTTCGTATGCTGGAATGCTGCCGAAAACAGATTTGCCAAGAAAATGGACACATCGAAAGAATGAATTTGCGAAAAATTTGCCAAGAATTAATTACTATGTCAATAAAGCCATTACCGAAGAGCTGCTGGAATGGGCGGACTTTTCACTGGCGAATTTTGTGAAATTGAAAGGTGAGCTTGAAAACAATGCACCAACAATTCTCCATGGGGATGTCGCGCATCACAATTTTCTCCGATCGAAGGAAGGTAAACTGTACTTAATTGATTTTGATTTAATCAGCTCTGGATCACCAGCTTTTGATATGTTGCAGTATGCAAACCGTATCCTGCCTTTTTTGGATTGGCAGTTCGAATCACTGAAAAAAATAAACCATTTAAATAAATGGCTGGATTCTGATGCCTTTTTAGCCGGACTATTGTATCCTGCAGATATTTTAAGGGAATGGAACCGCTTGTTGAGAAACAGAACCCAGACACATCCGTATAGCCTTGCACCAATCATAGAAATGACTGTTGGTCAGTTTCAGCAAAGGAAACAATTCCAGGAAGAAGTTAAATCAAGATTGGATTATTAG
- the queA gene encoding tRNA preQ1(34) S-adenosylmethionine ribosyltransferase-isomerase QueA, translating to MKVDLFDFHLPEELIAQTPLEQRAESRLMVLNKETGHLEHDIFKNIKSYLKPGDCLVLNDTKVLPARLFGMKEDTGAKIEVLLLKQLEGEEWETLVKPAKRVKAGTKIIFGDGLLTAECTGEAEHGGRNLKFSYNGIFYEVLEQLGEMPLPPYIKEQLEDKDRYQTVFARERGSAAAPTAGLHFTEELLEELKEMGVHIAFITLHVGLGTFRPVSVDSIEEHDMHSEFYQVTEGTALLLNSVRKQGGRIITVGTTSTRTLETIATANDGKFVAENGWTNIFIYPGYEFKAIDGMITNFHLPKSTLIMLVSALAGRDNVLNAYNNAVEERYRFFSFGDAMLIL from the coding sequence ATGAAAGTAGATTTGTTTGATTTCCATTTACCTGAGGAATTGATTGCCCAGACTCCGCTTGAACAAAGAGCGGAAAGTAGGCTCATGGTCCTAAATAAAGAAACGGGCCATTTAGAACATGATATTTTCAAGAATATCAAAAGCTACCTTAAACCGGGTGATTGCCTCGTCCTGAATGACACAAAAGTTCTACCGGCAAGGCTTTTTGGGATGAAAGAGGACACGGGTGCTAAAATTGAAGTTCTTCTACTGAAGCAGCTTGAGGGTGAAGAGTGGGAAACACTTGTGAAACCCGCAAAGAGAGTGAAGGCAGGCACGAAAATTATTTTTGGAGACGGCCTATTAACTGCAGAATGCACAGGGGAAGCTGAACACGGTGGAAGAAACCTTAAATTTTCATATAATGGCATCTTTTATGAAGTGCTTGAACAGCTGGGTGAAATGCCTCTTCCTCCTTATATTAAGGAGCAGCTGGAAGACAAGGATAGATACCAGACGGTTTTTGCAAGGGAAAGAGGTTCTGCGGCAGCACCGACTGCTGGTTTGCACTTTACCGAGGAATTGCTGGAAGAGCTTAAGGAAATGGGCGTTCATATCGCCTTCATTACCCTTCATGTCGGGCTGGGAACATTCAGGCCTGTCAGCGTGGATTCCATTGAGGAGCACGATATGCATTCTGAGTTTTATCAGGTGACTGAGGGAACGGCATTGCTGTTAAACTCTGTACGGAAGCAGGGCGGGCGTATCATTACCGTGGGAACAACCTCAACCCGGACGCTTGAAACCATTGCTACAGCCAACGATGGTAAGTTTGTCGCTGAAAATGGCTGGACCAATATCTTCATTTATCCTGGATACGAGTTTAAGGCAATCGACGGGATGATTACCAATTTCCATTTGCCAAAGTCGACGCTGATCATGCTTGTAAGTGCTTTGGCTGGACGCGATAATGTTCTTAATGCCTATAATAATGCAGTAGAGGAAAGGTATCGCTTTTTCAGCTTCGGCGATGCAATGTTGATATTATAA
- a CDS encoding YhcN/YlaJ family sporulation lipoprotein → MNKKMLFVPLASLLTIGLTACNGNDEAAVQSQNDDGGQPLGYYSNEKGNEIDVMDDREGAITEIFDHNFGKEGQAAENRKRAMLQSRDENGNPPNPTVPRSDHDHNFFQKDNRYSRGDLNYHGHLSERRGSGKAGIYSNNEQDNRLARKVGIAAESVANVDKVRSVLFGREVEVTVTYKDKSLKKQTDEKIKKAVHPYTEGRILRILEDEGTFSRTRNIDYDKRNGNPRESINFNP, encoded by the coding sequence TTGAACAAAAAGATGTTGTTCGTACCTTTAGCTTCCTTGCTCACAATAGGACTGACGGCTTGCAATGGAAATGATGAAGCCGCTGTTCAAAGCCAGAATGACGATGGCGGTCAGCCACTTGGCTATTACTCGAATGAAAAAGGGAATGAAATTGACGTGATGGATGATCGTGAGGGGGCAATCACGGAAATTTTTGACCATAATTTTGGGAAAGAAGGTCAAGCCGCGGAAAACCGGAAACGGGCAATGCTACAATCCAGAGATGAAAACGGCAACCCGCCCAATCCAACGGTTCCCCGATCTGACCATGACCATAATTTTTTCCAAAAAGATAATAGATATAGCCGCGGTGATTTAAATTATCATGGACACCTAAGTGAGCGCAGGGGAAGCGGCAAGGCTGGGATATACTCCAATAATGAACAAGATAACCGGTTGGCTCGCAAAGTAGGGATTGCAGCCGAGTCTGTCGCGAATGTTGATAAAGTCAGGTCCGTGTTATTCGGCCGAGAAGTAGAGGTGACGGTGACATATAAGGATAAGTCGCTGAAAAAACAAACAGATGAGAAAATTAAAAAGGCTGTACATCCTTATACAGAAGGAAGAATACTGCGCATCCTTGAGGATGAAGGAACCTTCAGCAGGACAAGGAATATTGATTATGACAAAAGAAATGGGAATCCAAGGGAAAGCATCAACTTCAACCCATAA
- the ruvA gene encoding Holliday junction branch migration protein RuvA, whose protein sequence is MYEFIKGTVDFVGPEYIVVENNGIGYQIMTPNPFAFTKEAGKEICIYTYHYVREDLMTLYGFKNREEKALFTRLLNVSGIGPKGALAILASGEPGQVVQAVENEDESFLVKFPGVGKKTARQMILDLKGKLHDLVPDYFPNLFNSDEVAASISQSTEFDEAVLALKALGYSEKEIRKITPELKKETLTTDQYIKKALQRLLK, encoded by the coding sequence TTGTATGAATTCATAAAAGGCACCGTCGATTTTGTCGGTCCTGAATATATAGTAGTAGAAAACAACGGGATTGGGTATCAAATCATGACACCAAATCCATTCGCATTCACGAAAGAAGCGGGTAAAGAGATTTGTATCTATACATATCATTATGTCAGAGAAGATCTGATGACCCTCTATGGATTTAAGAATCGTGAGGAAAAAGCACTTTTCACAAGACTCTTGAATGTTTCGGGAATCGGTCCGAAAGGGGCACTGGCTATCCTTGCTTCAGGAGAACCCGGTCAAGTGGTTCAGGCAGTTGAAAATGAAGATGAATCCTTCCTGGTCAAATTCCCTGGAGTAGGCAAGAAGACCGCGAGACAAATGATCCTCGATTTAAAGGGGAAGCTGCATGACCTTGTGCCAGATTATTTCCCTAATCTGTTCAATTCGGACGAGGTAGCAGCAAGCATAAGCCAGTCAACCGAGTTTGATGAGGCTGTGTTGGCACTGAAGGCACTTGGTTACTCTGAAAAAGAAATACGCAAAATCACTCCTGAACTGAAGAAAGAAACATTGACGACAGACCAATATATCAAGAAAGCATTACAGAGGCTATTAAAGTAA
- the ruvB gene encoding Holliday junction branch migration DNA helicase RuvB codes for MEERIISSEAGDQDVSFEQSLRPQTLRQYIGQDKVKANLEVFIEAAKMRRETLDHVLLYGPPGLGKTTLAAIIANEMGVNLRTTSGPAIERPGDLAAILTALEPGDVLFIDEIHRLPRTIEEVLYPAMEDFCLDIVIGKGPSARSVRLDLPPFTLVGATTRAGSLSAPLRDRFGVLSRLEYYNEKQLTDIVVRTAELLETDIDWPAAEELARRSRGTPRIANRLLKRVRDFAQVRGNGAVEETLAREALELMQVDQLGLDHIDHKLLKGIIEKYRGGPVGLETISATIGEESQTIEDVYEPYLLQIGFLQRTPRGRIVTEAVYRHFEMEVPER; via the coding sequence ATGGAAGAACGAATCATCTCCAGTGAAGCGGGCGACCAGGATGTTTCATTTGAGCAGAGCCTGCGTCCGCAGACACTCAGGCAATATATCGGCCAGGATAAAGTGAAAGCAAACCTTGAGGTTTTCATTGAAGCCGCCAAAATGAGGCGGGAAACGCTGGATCATGTGTTGCTCTACGGACCGCCTGGTCTGGGTAAGACGACACTGGCAGCCATCATCGCCAATGAAATGGGCGTCAACCTCAGGACGACCTCAGGACCGGCCATTGAAAGGCCAGGTGACCTGGCAGCCATCCTGACGGCATTGGAACCGGGGGATGTCCTGTTCATAGATGAAATTCACAGGCTCCCAAGAACAATTGAGGAAGTACTCTATCCTGCGATGGAAGACTTTTGCCTTGATATCGTCATCGGCAAAGGTCCAAGTGCCAGATCTGTCAGACTTGACCTTCCTCCGTTCACGCTTGTTGGTGCAACTACTCGTGCCGGTTCGTTGTCAGCTCCTTTAAGAGACAGGTTTGGAGTTCTGAGCCGTTTGGAATACTATAATGAGAAACAACTTACTGATATTGTCGTCAGGACAGCTGAGCTTTTGGAAACTGACATCGACTGGCCTGCCGCCGAGGAGCTTGCAAGGAGATCGAGAGGAACACCGAGGATTGCCAACCGCCTATTGAAGCGAGTGCGCGACTTTGCGCAAGTGCGCGGAAATGGTGCTGTAGAGGAAACTCTTGCTCGGGAAGCTTTGGAATTGATGCAGGTTGACCAACTTGGTCTTGACCATATAGACCATAAATTGCTGAAGGGCATCATCGAAAAATACCGCGGCGGTCCCGTCGGGTTAGAGACGATCTCTGCAACAATAGGAGAGGAATCTCAGACAATTGAAGATGTGTATGAACCATATTTATTGCAGATCGGGTTTTTGCAAAGGACTCCTAGGGGAAGAATTGTAACGGAGGCTGTATACCGACATTTTGAAATGGAGGTGCCTGAACGATGA
- a CDS encoding DUF2905 domain-containing protein, giving the protein MTGAAKFVMIAGAVIFIIGFIMQFVNLGRLPGDIVFKKGSTTFYFPIVTSILASIILSAIFYFIG; this is encoded by the coding sequence ATGACAGGAGCAGCGAAGTTCGTGATGATCGCCGGTGCAGTCATTTTCATCATTGGATTCATCATGCAGTTTGTCAATCTGGGAAGATTGCCAGGAGACATCGTCTTTAAAAAAGGCAGCACAACCTTTTACTTCCCCATTGTAACGTCTATTCTGGCAAGCATTATCTTATCCGCAATCTTTTACTTTATTGGCTGA
- a CDS encoding intercompartmental signaling factor BofC produces the protein MASIKLLKTFSTAVILLMGLSGYSLVLQTEPVFAEKPEEAVPEINEPLKVTIILQRVYLDGEMSEERIEETIWSMEDFWAKYDEWQLVDMEANKAVFRLDYDDISPLLKANGYFGLSDEGVLTIFNGRPDGSNIIQSFFQIDLGRLESIKRDQLKKGIPIRNKQCYEEVLETFKPYTVRENSEEPG, from the coding sequence ATGGCTTCAATCAAATTATTAAAAACGTTCAGTACAGCTGTTATACTCCTAATGGGTCTATCAGGATACAGTTTAGTACTTCAGACAGAGCCAGTTTTTGCTGAGAAGCCTGAAGAAGCAGTCCCTGAAATCAATGAACCTCTTAAGGTCACAATCATTTTGCAAAGAGTTTATCTTGATGGTGAAATGAGTGAGGAACGTATTGAGGAAACGATTTGGTCAATGGAAGACTTTTGGGCCAAGTATGACGAATGGCAGCTAGTAGATATGGAAGCGAACAAAGCTGTTTTCAGACTGGACTATGATGATATATCACCGCTATTGAAGGCAAATGGATATTTCGGGTTGTCAGATGAAGGCGTCCTTACAATCTTCAATGGAAGGCCCGATGGTTCGAACATTATCCAGTCGTTCTTTCAAATCGATCTAGGCAGACTTGAAAGCATTAAACGCGATCAATTGAAAAAAGGGATTCCAATCAGGAATAAACAATGCTATGAAGAGGTATTGGAGACTTTTAAACCGTATACGGTGAGGGAAAACAGTGAAGAGCCGGGCTGA
- the safA gene encoding SafA/ExsA family spore coat assembly protein, translating to MKIHIVQKGDTLWKIAKKYGVNFEELKKMNAQLSNPDMIMPGMKIKVPTAGGTVKKEAPIAGGTPQAKINMGGKKEMPIAKEKPMPMPEVKKEVPKEAPVKEQPKKEAPVKPYKPKMPVQIKPEIDINNYYMMNMANMQLPPQPQPKPQPKPQLPPKPDNIFPEVKPEVKPEVKPEVKAPVKQQIKPQVKQEVKPQLPKAEMKPNVKPQIKPEIKIEKNDFMDESPSMMPFVQGGYQQPMIPYPYNCYPGAPSMTGPAYGHPGQQMPYPQVQGMSQYPGMMPNMAMPAEGMESSSFAQMQMPLSPDMEGNLPHYGAPQMTGPTFHGVPISPVMPGSGYCPPHEQGFQQHMPYMPQVPGAMEDQMPMQPQVGGMMDNQSMPQVGGMMDDESSEMPMPQMPQVGGMMDSQMPQVGGMMQGQMPHQMPQVGGMMHSQMPMMPQVGGMMQGQMPHQMPQVGGMMQGQMPHQMPQVGGMMQGQMPHQMPQVGGMMQGQMPHQMPQVGGMMDNQMPMMPQVGGMMDNQMPMMPQVGGMMDNQMPMMPQVGGMMDNQMPQVGGMMDNQMPQVGGMMDNQMPQVGGMMKQPMMPKQAVQGAGNDCGCGGQMGNPYGMMGAGMHHPHHMHQGYPGMHPYHMQQGFQGAQGMQPYPQQMGMGPQGFMNPYGAGPVGGYGMPMPRFEDEESNEY from the coding sequence GTGAAAATCCATATCGTACAGAAAGGGGATACTCTTTGGAAGATCGCCAAGAAGTACGGCGTGAACTTTGAAGAGCTGAAAAAGATGAACGCGCAGCTCAGCAACCCTGATATGATTATGCCCGGTATGAAAATAAAAGTTCCAACCGCTGGAGGAACAGTAAAGAAAGAAGCTCCAATTGCAGGTGGAACGCCTCAAGCAAAAATCAATATGGGTGGCAAAAAGGAAATGCCAATTGCCAAAGAGAAACCGATGCCAATGCCAGAAGTGAAGAAAGAAGTGCCGAAAGAGGCTCCTGTAAAGGAACAGCCGAAGAAGGAAGCGCCTGTTAAACCATATAAACCTAAAATGCCAGTGCAAATCAAGCCGGAGATTGATATCAACAATTATTATATGATGAATATGGCTAATATGCAGCTCCCGCCACAGCCACAGCCTAAACCACAGCCGAAGCCGCAGCTCCCGCCCAAGCCAGACAATATTTTCCCAGAAGTTAAACCAGAGGTAAAACCTGAAGTGAAGCCTGAGGTCAAGGCGCCAGTCAAGCAGCAGATTAAACCACAGGTAAAGCAAGAGGTAAAGCCTCAGCTGCCAAAAGCTGAGATGAAACCAAATGTAAAACCACAAATAAAGCCTGAGATAAAAATTGAAAAGAATGATTTCATGGATGAATCACCATCTATGATGCCATTCGTTCAAGGAGGTTACCAGCAGCCGATGATCCCTTATCCTTATAACTGTTATCCAGGTGCGCCTTCGATGACAGGTCCCGCATATGGACACCCAGGACAGCAAATGCCATACCCTCAGGTACAGGGAATGTCCCAGTACCCAGGGATGATGCCAAATATGGCAATGCCAGCCGAAGGTATGGAATCATCATCCTTTGCTCAGATGCAAATGCCATTGAGCCCTGATATGGAAGGGAATTTGCCTCATTATGGGGCACCACAAATGACAGGTCCTACTTTCCATGGTGTACCTATTTCACCTGTAATGCCTGGGTCCGGTTACTGCCCTCCGCATGAGCAGGGTTTTCAGCAACACATGCCATATATGCCTCAGGTACCGGGAGCCATGGAGGATCAAATGCCAATGCAGCCACAGGTAGGCGGAATGATGGATAATCAATCAATGCCGCAGGTCGGTGGAATGATGGATGACGAATCATCAGAAATGCCAATGCCGCAGATGCCACAAGTTGGAGGAATGATGGATAGTCAAATGCCGCAGGTCGGTGGAATGATGCAGGGCCAGATGCCACATCAAATGCCACAAGTAGGCGGAATGATGCACAGTCAAATGCCAATGATGCCGCAGGTCGGTGGAATGATGCAGGGTCAGATGCCACATCAAATGCCGCAGGTCGGTGGAATGATGCAGGGTCAGATGCCACATCAAATGCCGCAGGTCGGTGGAATGATGCAGGGTCAGATGCCACATCAAATGCCGCAGGTCGGTGGAATGATGCAGGGCCAGATGCCACATCAAATGCCGCAAGTAGGCGGAATGATGGATAATCAGATGCCAATGATGCCACAGGTGGGCGGAATGATGGATAACCAAATGCCAATGATGCCGCAGGTGGGCGGAATGATGGATAACCAGATGCCGATGATGCCGCAGGTAGGTGGCATGATGGATAATCAGATGCCGCAGGTAGGTGGCATGATGGATAATCAGATGCCGCAGGTGGGTGGCATGATGGATAATCAAATGCCGCAGGTAGGCGGAATGATGAAGCAGCCGATGATGCCTAAGCAGGCTGTCCAAGGTGCCGGCAATGATTGTGGCTGCGGCGGTCAGATGGGTAACCCTTATGGGATGATGGGTGCAGGCATGCACCATCCACACCACATGCATCAAGGATATCCAGGTATGCATCCATACCACATGCAACAAGGTTTTCAAGGTGCTCAGGGTATGCAGCCTTACCCACAACAAATGGGCATGGGGCCACAGGGATTCATGAATCCTTATGGAGCAGGTCCGGTGGGTGGATATGGTATGCCGATGCCTCGTTTCGAAGATGAAGAGAGCAATGAATATTAA
- the nadA gene encoding quinolinate synthase NadA has protein sequence MNILEALEAKSKMLPDKYKNMSVQELEDMIKSIKEKMGNKLFIPGHHYQKDEVIQFADATGDSLKLAQLSEENKEAEHIVFCGVHFMAETADILTTESQKVYLPDMRAGCSMADMADIHQTERAWDFLQVLFGDTILPLTYVNSTAAIKSFVGANGGATVTSSNAEKMVRWAFSKKERLLFLPDQHLGRNTAFNIGVHLDEMAVYNPIENILEFDGPLEKVKVILWKGHCSVHENFTVENISHVRDTYPDMKIIVHPECSREVVALSDMAGSTNYIIEAIEASPAGSSWAVGTEMNLVNRLISQHPDKKIISLNPHMCPCLTMNRIDLQHLAWSLESVIQGQEINLIKVDQQTAFNAKLALNRMLEQS, from the coding sequence ATGAATATATTGGAGGCGCTCGAAGCGAAATCTAAGATGCTTCCTGATAAATATAAAAATATGTCTGTCCAGGAACTGGAGGACATGATCAAGAGTATTAAGGAGAAAATGGGCAACAAGCTCTTTATTCCTGGACATCATTATCAAAAAGATGAAGTCATTCAATTTGCCGATGCGACTGGAGATTCATTGAAATTGGCCCAGCTGTCGGAAGAGAACAAAGAAGCGGAACATATTGTGTTCTGCGGCGTCCATTTCATGGCTGAAACGGCGGATATTTTAACGACCGAAAGCCAGAAGGTCTACCTGCCTGATATGAGGGCGGGCTGCTCGATGGCGGATATGGCTGATATACATCAGACAGAAAGAGCCTGGGATTTCCTCCAGGTCCTGTTTGGGGATACTATTTTGCCATTAACATATGTGAACTCGACTGCAGCGATAAAATCATTTGTCGGAGCTAATGGCGGAGCAACGGTGACGTCTTCCAACGCTGAGAAGATGGTACGCTGGGCTTTTTCAAAAAAAGAACGACTGCTTTTCCTTCCAGATCAGCATTTAGGCAGGAATACTGCTTTTAATATTGGTGTCCATCTTGACGAAATGGCTGTTTACAACCCGATTGAGAATATCCTTGAATTTGATGGTCCGCTGGAAAAAGTGAAGGTTATACTCTGGAAGGGGCATTGCTCTGTTCATGAGAATTTCACGGTTGAAAATATCAGTCATGTCCGTGATACATACCCGGACATGAAGATCATTGTTCATCCTGAATGCTCACGTGAAGTTGTTGCGTTGTCAGATATGGCAGGCTCCACAAATTATATTATTGAAGCAATCGAAGCATCCCCTGCCGGCTCATCCTGGGCAGTCGGAACAGAAATGAACTTGGTAAACCGACTGATTTCACAGCATCCCGATAAAAAAATTATTTCCCTGAACCCTCATATGTGCCCATGCCTGACAATGAACAGAATTGATCTGCAGCATCTTGCTTGGAGCCTTGAATCGGTAATCCAGGGTCAGGAAATTAATCTTATAAAAGTAGATCAACAAACAGCATTCAATGCGAAGCTTGCCCTTAATCGAATGCTTGAGCAATCTTAA
- the nadC gene encoding carboxylating nicotinate-nucleotide diphosphorylase produces MNSIKLRLLLEQFFIEDIGERDVTSELIFGKENRGSLVLITKDEGIFCGEQIIHTGFRLLDESSQITLNVKDGDNVVKGQELAVISGRVSDLLKAERVVLNLVQRMSGIATKTNEAVSVLHSAKTRICDTRKTTPGLRMLEKYAVRCGGGFNHRYGLYDAVMIKDNHISFAGSISNAVEAVRSNLDHMVKVEVEIETKDQLHEAIASRVDCIMFDNRTPEQIAEWIGNVPAGILTEASGGITLDNLHSYRDCGVDYISLGFLTHSVKSMDISAKVMAETKGVEAYEYIGGARSEI; encoded by the coding sequence ATGAATTCAATCAAACTGCGCTTGCTACTTGAACAATTTTTTATTGAAGATATTGGTGAACGTGATGTCACCAGTGAACTGATTTTCGGAAAAGAAAATAGAGGAAGTCTCGTTTTAATCACCAAGGATGAAGGGATTTTCTGTGGTGAGCAAATCATCCATACAGGCTTCAGGCTGCTTGATGAGAGCAGTCAGATTACCCTGAATGTGAAAGATGGAGATAATGTTGTGAAAGGTCAGGAACTTGCCGTGATCTCCGGCAGGGTTTCCGATTTGCTTAAAGCGGAAAGAGTCGTGCTGAATCTTGTACAGCGGATGAGCGGGATTGCGACCAAAACGAATGAGGCTGTCAGCGTATTGCACAGCGCAAAAACGAGAATCTGTGATACACGCAAAACTACACCGGGTCTAAGGATGCTTGAGAAGTATGCAGTTCGGTGCGGAGGAGGCTTCAATCACCGTTATGGGCTTTATGACGCTGTGATGATCAAGGATAACCACATCTCATTCGCAGGCTCAATCAGCAATGCCGTTGAAGCAGTGAGATCAAATCTTGACCATATGGTAAAGGTTGAAGTGGAGATCGAAACGAAAGACCAGTTACATGAAGCAATTGCTTCAAGGGTTGACTGCATCATGTTTGATAACAGGACCCCAGAACAAATCGCAGAATGGATCGGCAATGTTCCAGCAGGAATTTTAACAGAAGCATCTGGAGGCATTACGCTCGATAACCTCCATAGCTATAGAGATTGCGGTGTGGATTATATTTCTCTTGGATTCCTTACGCACTCTGTAAAATCAATGGATATTAGCGCAAAAGTGATGGCTGAAACGAAAGGGGTTGAAGCATATGAATATATTGGAGGCGCTCGAAGCGAAATCTAA